One Brachyhypopomus gauderio isolate BG-103 unplaced genomic scaffold, BGAUD_0.2 sc68, whole genome shotgun sequence DNA window includes the following coding sequences:
- the dctd gene encoding deoxycytidylate deaminase isoform X2: MNQAEVGTHCENWTRKRQDYLEWPEYFMSVAFLSAQRSKDPNSQVGACIVNQENKIVGIGYNGMPNGCDDDLLPWSRAAEDKLDTKYPYVCHAELNAIMNKNSADVKGCSMYVALFPCNECAKLIIQAGIKDVIYLSDKYHDTPEMKASRTLLAMAGVTYRQFKPKRNQIVIDFSSIGHVGVSGVSTEELPSQ, from the exons ATGAATCAAGCAGAAGTCGG GACACACTGTGAGAATTGGACCAGGAAGAGGCAGGACTATCTGGAGTGGCCTGAATATTTCATGAGTGTTGCTTTCCTGTCTGCTCAGAGGAGCAAGGATCCAAACTCTCAG GTGGGTGCCTGTATTGTGAATCAGGAGAATAAGATTGTGGGTATTGGATACAACGGGATGCCCAATGGCTGCGACGATGATCTACTGCCCTGGTCTCGCGCTGCTGAAGACAAGCTGGACACGAAATACCCATATG TGTGTCATGCAGAGCTGAACGCCATCATGAATAAGAACTCTGCAGACGTGAAAGGCTGCTCCATGTATGTGGCTCTGTTTCCCTGCAACGAGTGCGCTAAGCTCATCATCCAGGCAG GTATTAAGGATGTAATTTACTTGTCAGACAAGTACCACGACACTCCCGAGATGAAGGCCTCCCGAACACTCTTGGCCATGGCGGGTGTCACTTACAG gCAGTTTAAGCCGAAACGTAATCAGATCGTCATCGACTTTAGCTCCATCGGTCACGTCGGCGTGAGTGGCGTGAGCACGGAGGAACTGCCCTCACAATGA
- the dctd gene encoding deoxycytidylate deaminase isoform X1 has protein sequence MTIRGKISRTHCENWTRKRQDYLEWPEYFMSVAFLSAQRSKDPNSQVGACIVNQENKIVGIGYNGMPNGCDDDLLPWSRAAEDKLDTKYPYVCHAELNAIMNKNSADVKGCSMYVALFPCNECAKLIIQAGIKDVIYLSDKYHDTPEMKASRTLLAMAGVTYRQFKPKRNQIVIDFSSIGHVGVSGVSTEELPSQ, from the exons ATGACTATTAGGGGAAAAATATCAAG GACACACTGTGAGAATTGGACCAGGAAGAGGCAGGACTATCTGGAGTGGCCTGAATATTTCATGAGTGTTGCTTTCCTGTCTGCTCAGAGGAGCAAGGATCCAAACTCTCAG GTGGGTGCCTGTATTGTGAATCAGGAGAATAAGATTGTGGGTATTGGATACAACGGGATGCCCAATGGCTGCGACGATGATCTACTGCCCTGGTCTCGCGCTGCTGAAGACAAGCTGGACACGAAATACCCATATG TGTGTCATGCAGAGCTGAACGCCATCATGAATAAGAACTCTGCAGACGTGAAAGGCTGCTCCATGTATGTGGCTCTGTTTCCCTGCAACGAGTGCGCTAAGCTCATCATCCAGGCAG GTATTAAGGATGTAATTTACTTGTCAGACAAGTACCACGACACTCCCGAGATGAAGGCCTCCCGAACACTCTTGGCCATGGCGGGTGTCACTTACAG gCAGTTTAAGCCGAAACGTAATCAGATCGTCATCGACTTTAGCTCCATCGGTCACGTCGGCGTGAGTGGCGTGAGCACGGAGGAACTGCCCTCACAATGA
- the dctd gene encoding deoxycytidylate deaminase isoform X3: protein MTIRGKISRTHCENWTRKRQDYLEWPEYFMSVAFLSAQRSKDPNSQVGACIVNQENKIVGIGYNGMPNGCDDDLLPWSRAAEDKLDTKYPYVCHAELNAIMNKNSADVKGCSMYVALFPCNECAKLIIQAVSHTSQGAAVRKNKAARDLLPEHSVLPTAKLDGGFCV from the exons ATGACTATTAGGGGAAAAATATCAAG GACACACTGTGAGAATTGGACCAGGAAGAGGCAGGACTATCTGGAGTGGCCTGAATATTTCATGAGTGTTGCTTTCCTGTCTGCTCAGAGGAGCAAGGATCCAAACTCTCAG GTGGGTGCCTGTATTGTGAATCAGGAGAATAAGATTGTGGGTATTGGATACAACGGGATGCCCAATGGCTGCGACGATGATCTACTGCCCTGGTCTCGCGCTGCTGAAGACAAGCTGGACACGAAATACCCATATG TGTGTCATGCAGAGCTGAACGCCATCATGAATAAGAACTCTGCAGACGTGAAAGGCTGCTCCATGTATGTGGCTCTGTTTCCCTGCAACGAGTGCGCTAAGCTCATCATCCAGGCAG TTAGTCATACTTCACAGGGTGCAGCTGTGAGGAAGAATAAAGCAGCACGTGACCTCCTTCCAGAACATTCTGTTTTACCGACAGCCAAACTGGATGGTGGGTTTTGTGTTTGA